In one Pseudodesulfovibrio tunisiensis genomic region, the following are encoded:
- the fliG gene encoding flagellar motor switch protein FliG: MASDFTGPQKTAIVLLALGEKFTTEVFKRMERNEIAAVSKAMLETDSIPKEQVLEVLREYNEALAYGAELLVGGPEQVKRLLTKALDSETAKYIMDSLDLDTGPTPFQELGNVSPRILAQILRNEHPQTLALIIGHLHPDQGAELIQNLPAGVRAEVLMRLAKLEAVAEEMLMEVDKVLQSQLIAMGGKEGKKVGGVAAVAEILNAVDRNTEEEVLSEIEEESTQMAEDIRNLMFVFEDIKAVDDIAIRELLKEVSNEDLTVALKGASEELKEKFFKNLSERASTMIKEDLEIMPPKKLSEVESAQQNIVKTVRRLEDEGKIVISRGGSDVFI, from the coding sequence ATGGCCAGCGACTTCACCGGACCGCAGAAGACCGCCATCGTGCTGCTGGCACTGGGCGAGAAATTCACCACCGAAGTGTTCAAGCGCATGGAGCGCAACGAGATCGCCGCGGTTTCCAAGGCCATGCTCGAAACCGACTCCATACCCAAGGAACAGGTACTTGAAGTGCTCCGCGAGTACAACGAGGCGCTGGCCTACGGCGCGGAACTTCTGGTGGGCGGCCCCGAGCAGGTCAAGCGCCTGCTGACCAAGGCGCTGGACAGCGAAACCGCCAAGTACATCATGGACAGTCTGGACCTCGACACCGGCCCCACCCCGTTTCAGGAACTCGGCAATGTCAGCCCCCGCATTCTGGCCCAGATCCTGCGCAACGAACATCCGCAGACCCTGGCGCTCATCATCGGGCACCTGCATCCGGACCAGGGCGCGGAACTCATCCAGAACCTTCCCGCAGGCGTGCGCGCCGAAGTGCTCATGCGCCTCGCCAAGCTGGAAGCCGTTGCCGAGGAGATGCTCATGGAAGTCGACAAGGTGCTCCAGAGCCAGCTCATCGCCATGGGTGGCAAGGAAGGCAAGAAGGTCGGCGGCGTGGCCGCAGTCGCGGAAATCCTCAATGCCGTGGACCGCAACACCGAGGAAGAGGTTCTCTCCGAGATCGAGGAGGAATCCACCCAGATGGCCGAAGACATCCGCAACCTCATGTTCGTGTTCGAGGACATCAAGGCCGTGGACGACATCGCCATCCGCGAACTGCTCAAGGAGGTTTCCAACGAGGACCTCACCGTGGCGCTCAAGGGTGCATCCGAGGAACTCAAGGAAAAGTTCTTCAAGAACCTGTCCGAACGCGCCAGCACCATGATCAAGGAAGACCTCGAAATCATGCCGCCCAAGAAGCTTTCCGAGGTCGAATCGGCCCAGCAGAACATCGTCAAGACCGTCCGCCGTCTGGAGGACGAAGGCAAGATCGTGATCAGCAGAGGTGGCAGCGATGTCTTTATCTAA
- a CDS encoding FliH/SctL family protein: protein MSLSKTSAPGPKKYTGKVVMGMDTPGPDEMTIQEIEGKRKLIWDEKTDEEYLDRVRTRAQDMAKEIIQHAMLEAEGLRAAAAQEGYKEGKARADGEIQSQVQAMTQKMEGLFGQIGAQGNTIWQQRHDDLVALIKLAVAKTLGIEMEASRVQSLSSLLNQAVEHLESQRKLTIRCAPNDAETLDSMLKDIQNRNPSLRYWSIKPDPNVDAGGVIVEAEDGMVDNTVATRWAGVEPILDELAIAERPAGD, encoded by the coding sequence ATGTCTTTATCTAAGACCTCCGCACCCGGCCCGAAGAAATATACCGGAAAGGTCGTCATGGGCATGGATACGCCCGGCCCGGACGAGATGACCATTCAGGAGATCGAGGGCAAGCGCAAACTGATCTGGGACGAAAAGACCGACGAGGAATATCTGGATCGCGTCCGCACCAGGGCGCAGGACATGGCCAAGGAGATCATCCAGCACGCCATGCTCGAAGCCGAGGGACTGCGCGCAGCGGCAGCACAGGAAGGCTACAAGGAAGGCAAGGCCAGGGCCGATGGGGAAATCCAAAGTCAGGTTCAGGCCATGACGCAGAAGATGGAAGGCCTGTTCGGCCAGATCGGCGCACAGGGCAACACCATCTGGCAGCAGCGGCACGACGATCTGGTCGCCCTGATCAAGCTCGCCGTGGCCAAGACCCTTGGCATCGAAATGGAAGCTTCCCGGGTTCAATCCCTGTCCAGCCTGCTGAATCAGGCCGTGGAACACCTCGAATCCCAGCGAAAGCTGACCATCCGCTGTGCGCCCAATGATGCGGAAACTCTGGACTCCATGCTCAAGGACATCCAGAACCGGAATCCTTCCCTGCGATACTGGTCCATCAAGCCCGATCCGAACGTGGACGCGGGCGGCGTGATCGTGGAAGCCGAGGACGGCATGGTGGACAACACCGTGGCCACACGCTGGGCCGGAGTGGAACCCATTCTCGACGAACTCGCCATAGCCGAACGACCGGCAGGGGATTGA
- a CDS encoding FliI/YscN family ATPase, translating into MVLDCADCITLLHELEPCQSFGKVTKVVGLIAEGQGIKAPLGSVCYLIPDNGSDPIPAEVVGFRDHACLFMPYSDMRGISPGSLIQNVSTPPNIPVGYGLLGRAVDAFGDPLDGNGTIAPEAYVPLHRDPPNPLERPRIDAPLDVGVRSINSLLTLGKGQRVGIMAGSGVGKSTLMGMMARYTKADINVIALVGERGREVVEFMERDLGPEGMARSVVVVATSDKSPLIRMRAAYAATAIAEFFRDQGKDVLLMMDSVTRFAMAGREVGLAAGEPPTRGGYTPSVFAHLPKLLERAGKSRTGSITGIYTVLVDGDDFTEPIADSTRSILDGHVVLTRELADQGHFPAIDVLRSISRLRSDITTKEVQADGRKMLRHMAAFKRVEDMVNIGAYQKGANAEVDKAISMVGPINKFLRQLVTEQEPLEGSFAKLHELVKD; encoded by the coding sequence ATGGTTCTGGACTGCGCGGACTGCATCACCCTGCTGCATGAACTGGAACCCTGCCAATCCTTTGGCAAGGTCACCAAGGTCGTGGGCCTCATTGCCGAGGGACAGGGCATCAAGGCCCCGCTCGGCTCGGTCTGCTATCTAATCCCGGACAACGGCAGCGACCCCATTCCCGCCGAGGTCGTGGGATTCCGCGACCATGCCTGCCTGTTCATGCCCTACTCGGACATGCGCGGCATCAGCCCGGGCAGCCTGATCCAGAATGTCAGCACCCCGCCGAACATTCCCGTGGGATACGGCCTGCTCGGTCGGGCCGTGGACGCATTCGGCGACCCCTTGGACGGCAACGGTACCATTGCGCCCGAAGCCTACGTTCCCCTGCATCGCGATCCGCCCAACCCGCTGGAACGTCCTCGCATTGACGCTCCCCTTGACGTGGGCGTGCGCTCCATCAATTCCCTGCTCACACTGGGCAAGGGCCAGCGCGTGGGCATCATGGCCGGTTCCGGCGTGGGCAAATCCACGCTCATGGGCATGATGGCCCGCTACACCAAGGCGGATATCAACGTCATTGCTCTGGTGGGCGAACGCGGAAGGGAGGTCGTGGAATTCATGGAACGCGACCTCGGCCCCGAGGGCATGGCGCGCAGCGTGGTCGTGGTGGCCACCTCGGACAAGAGCCCCCTCATCCGCATGCGCGCTGCCTACGCAGCCACGGCCATAGCCGAATTCTTCCGGGATCAGGGCAAGGACGTGCTCCTGATGATGGACTCGGTCACGCGTTTTGCCATGGCCGGACGCGAGGTCGGCCTTGCAGCCGGGGAACCGCCCACACGAGGCGGGTATACGCCCAGCGTATTCGCACATCTGCCCAAACTGCTGGAACGCGCGGGCAAGAGCCGCACCGGTTCCATCACAGGCATATATACGGTCTTGGTGGACGGCGACGACTTCACCGAACCCATTGCCGACTCCACCCGCTCCATTCTCGACGGACACGTGGTGCTGACGCGCGAGCTCGCGGATCAGGGACATTTCCCGGCCATCGACGTGCTCCGCAGCATCAGCCGTCTGCGCAGCGACATCACCACGAAGGAAGTTCAGGCCGATGGCCGCAAAATGCTCCGCCACATGGCCGCGTTCAAGCGCGTGGAGGACATGGTCAACATCGGCGCGTACCAGAAGGGAGCCAATGCCGAGGTGGACAAGGCCATCAGCATGGTCGGGCCCATCAACAAGTTCCTGCGCCAGCTCGTCACCGAGCAGGAGCCACTGGAAGGCAGCTTTGCCAAGCTGCACGAGCTGGTCAAGGACTAG
- a CDS encoding arsenate reductase ArsC translates to MNILYLCTGNSCRSQMAEAWTRLLHPTIHCWSAGVERHGMNPYAVRVMEEVGADMSGHSSKTVDDLPDLAYDYVVTLCGHAAENCPYFPGAHKRVHRGFDDPPSLARGLERDEDILEVYRRVRDEIRKMVDGLPDSLEDG, encoded by the coding sequence ATGAACATACTCTATCTTTGCACAGGCAATTCCTGCCGCAGCCAGATGGCCGAGGCATGGACCCGGCTGCTGCATCCGACCATTCACTGCTGGTCCGCGGGAGTGGAACGGCACGGCATGAATCCGTATGCTGTTCGCGTCATGGAAGAAGTCGGCGCGGACATGTCCGGGCATTCGTCCAAGACCGTGGATGACCTGCCTGATCTGGCCTACGATTACGTGGTGACCCTGTGCGGCCATGCCGCGGAGAACTGTCCGTATTTCCCGGGCGCGCACAAGCGCGTGCACCGGGGATTCGATGACCCGCCGTCATTGGCAAGGGGACTGGAACGCGACGAGGATATCCTTGAAGTGTACCGGCGCGTGCGGGACGAGATTCGGAAGATGGTGGACGGGCTGCCGGACAGTCTGGAAGACGGCTAG